In the Engystomops pustulosus chromosome 2, aEngPut4.maternal, whole genome shotgun sequence genome, one interval contains:
- the LOC140116920 gene encoding histone H3, protein MARTKQTARKSTGGKAPRKQLATKAARKSAPATGGVKKPHRYRPGTVALREIRRYQKSTELLIRKLPFQRLVREIAQDFKTDLRFQSSAVMALQEASEAYLVGLFEDTNLCAIHAKRVTIMPKDIQLARRIRGERA, encoded by the coding sequence ATGGCCAGAACCAAGCAGACCGCCCGCAAGTCCACCGGAGGCAAAGCGCCCCGCAAGCAGCTGGCTACCAAGGCCGCCAGGAAGAGCGCGCCCGCCACCGGCGGAGTCAAGAAGCCTCACCGCTACCGCCCCGGCACCGTGGCTCTCCGCGAGATCCGCCGTTACCAGAAGTCCACCGAGCTGCTCATCAGGAAGCTGCCCTTCCAGCGCCTGGTCAGAGAGATCGCTCAGGACTTCAAGACCGACCTGCGCTTCCAGAGCTCTGCCGTCATGGCGCTGCAGGAGGCCAGCGAGGCCTATCTGGTCGGCCTCTTCGAGGACACTAACCTGTGCGCCATCCACGCCAAGAGAGTCACCATCATGCCCAAAGACATCCAGCTGGCCCGCAGGATCCGCGGCGAGAGGGCCTAA
- the LOC140116921 gene encoding histone H4, which yields MSGRGKGGKGLGKGGAKRHRKVLRDNIQGITKPAIRRLARRGGVKRISGLIYEETRGVLKVFLENVIRDAVTYTEHAKRKTVTAMDVVYALKRQGRTLYGFGG from the coding sequence ATGTCTGGACGCGGCAAAGGAGGAAAGGGGCTCGGAAAAGGAGGCgccaagaggcacaggaaggtgCTGCGTGATAACATCCAGGGAATCACCAAGCCTGCCATCCGCCGCCTGGCTCGCAGAGGAGGCGTCAAGCGTATCTCCGGCCTCATCTACGAGGAGACCCGCGGCGTCCTCAAGGTGTTCCTGGAGAACGTCATCCGCGACGCTGTCACCTACACCGAGCACGCCAAGAGGAAGACCGTCACCGCCATGGACGTGGTGTACGCGCTCAAGCGCCAGGGCCGCACTCTCTACGGCTTCGGAGGTTAA
- the LOC140119950 gene encoding histone H2B type 1-O-like, which translates to MPDPAKSALAPKKGSKKAVTKAQKKDGKKRKRSRKESYAIYVYKVLKQVHPDTGISSKAMGIMNSFVNDIFERIAGEASRLAHYNKRSTITSREIQTAVRLLLPGELAKHAVSEGTKAVTKYTSAK; encoded by the coding sequence ATGCCTGATCCCGCCAAGTCCGCCCTAGCGCCCAAGAAGGGCTCCAAGAAAGCCGTCACCAAGGCCCAGAAGAAGGACGGCAAGAAGCGCAAGAGGTCCAGGAAGGAGAGTTACGCCATCTACGTCTACAAGGTGCTCAAGCAGGTGCACCCCGACACCGGCATCTCCTCCAAGGCCATGGGCATCATGAACTCCTTCGTCAACGACATCTTCGAGCGCATCGCAGGGGAAGCCTCCCGCCTGGCTCACTACAACAAGCGCTCCACCATCACCTCCCGGGAGATCCAGACCGCCGTCCGCCTGCTGCTGCCCGGAGAGCTGGCCAAGCACGCCGTGTCCGAGGGCACCAAGGCCGTCACCAAGTACACCAGCGCCAAGTAA
- the LOC140116923 gene encoding histone H2A type 1-like: protein MSGRGKQGGKVRAKAKTRSSRAGLQFPVGRVHRLLRKGNYAERVGAGAPVYLAAVLEYLTAEILELAGNAARDNKKTRIIPRHLQLAVRNDEELNKLLGGVTIAQGGVLPNIQAVLLPKKTESSKPAKSK, encoded by the coding sequence ATGTCTGGACGTGGCAAACAAGGAGGAAAGGTCCGCGCTAAGGCCAAGACCCGCTCATCCCGGGCCGGCCTGCAGTTCCCCGTCGGTCGTGTGCACAGGCTCCTCCGCAAGGGCAACTACGCCGAGAGAGTCGGGGCCGGCGCTCCCGTCTACCTGGCCGCCGTGCTCGAGTACCTCACCGCTGAGATCCTCGAGCTGGCCGGCAACGCCGCCCGGGACAACAAGAAGACCCGCATCATCCCCCGCCACCTGCAGCTGGCCGTGCGCAACGACGAGGAGCTCAACAAGCTGCTGGGAGGAGTCACCATCGCCCAGGGAGGCGTCCTGCCCAACATCCAGGCCGTGCTGCTGCCCAAGAAGACCGAGAGCAGCAAGCCCGCCAAGAGCAAGTGA